A stretch of Schistocerca americana isolate TAMUIC-IGC-003095 chromosome 3, iqSchAmer2.1, whole genome shotgun sequence DNA encodes these proteins:
- the LOC124605183 gene encoding ATP-dependent RNA helicase glh-2-like, protein MRTLLVLAAVLAVACALPRRPNGRPGNAGINSGVPGNGGFVSGFPVNGGLSQALPGSGFGQGYPSFGAGSPGNGFGQQYPSSNGLGQLFPGNNGFVQPFPGNNGFGQQLPGNGGFGGRFPGNGFQDIGFNRPLRNSGERDDSNSSESRERD, encoded by the exons ATGAGGACTCTTCTG GTCCTGGCCGCGGTATTGGCAGTCGCTTGTGCACTCCCTCGCCGACCAAATGGTCGTCCGGGAAATGCTGGTATCAACTCCGGGGTCCCTGGAAATGGTGGCTTCGTCTCTGGATTTCCTGTGAATGGAGGACTGAGTCAGGCCTTGCCGGGGTCTGGTTTCGGACAGGGTTACCCAAGCTTCGGCGCTGGATCCCCGGGCAATGGCTTCGGTCAGCAGTACCCTAGCAGCAACGGCCTCGGTCAGCTATTTCCTGGTAACAACGGCTTCGTTCAGCCATTCCCGGGTAACAATGGCTTCGGTCAGCAGCTTCCTGGCAACGGCGGCTTTGGCGGTCGGTTCCCAGGAAACGGCTTCCAAGACATTGGCTTCAACAGACCTCTCCGTAACTCCGGGGAACGAGACGACTCTAACAGTAGCGAGTCAAGAGAAAGGGATTGA